The genomic DNA GTATGTAATGATAGTATCCGTGACCGTGTCCGTGCATACTTTCATCTACAATATCTTTGCGTAAAAAGTTTACGAATACTTCTACTGTGTTTGCAAAACGAGACTGAACCCGAAGTGGATTTCTTGCGATGATTCTAGCTGCGGGAATAAAGATAAGAAAAAGAAGCAAGGCGACGATCCACATCATCGTGACCCGTTTTGTGATGTGCATATCAAAACCGCCCACAAAGTGAAACCGTTTTCCGGTTTCGTGGTCGGTAAAGATCGTTTCTTTAGAAGAATCAAAATCGGATTCTCCTTCAAAAACCTTTACCCCTCCTATGTTAAACGGGAATTCTGCGTTGTCCATCAGGTGATGTACAATCACTTCATTTAGATCAAAGGCCTCGTGAGTTGATTCCCCTGATGCAAATATTTGGAATGGCAATAATAGGACTAATAATACAGAGAAGATGAATCTTTTCGTCATAAAAGAAGTCTGGTTTAGATACATTTTTTCGAATCAACAAAGGATCGTATTTTAATACTGACCCTATCACAGAATTGGCGGATGTTTTCCGGTTTCTTTTTGTTTTTTATGCGATTCCGGTGGTTCAACTCGCGAATACAACTATTAGAAAGTGGCTGAAATGGGCAATCAAAAAACCAATTATAAAATCAGAACTATCGTTCTGTGAAACTGCGGTCCAAAGGGCAATTCCGTTGCAAAAGAAAGATAGCGCCATTATGCTAATCTGAATTCCCACACCTTTTTCGGGAAGTTTAACGATCGCAAGAATCTTTAGGAGATAAAAAGGAACGAGTAAACTTAAGGCGATAATACTTCCGGAAAAAAATTTCCTTTCGGGAGTAAAGGTTTCGTAAACCGTAGCCAGAACGAGAACCAAAACCGCAAGTCCTAATAGATACTTCTTCCAACTCATCGGATTCTTATTTCGATTTGCTGCGATTGGAATTCAAGAAAGAAAGAATGAGAAGTGTTTTTTGTTTTGAAATTGTTTGAGATCCTATATTTCAGTTTGATTCTTCCATTTGTAAGAGTTCCCACAGATTAAGTTTCATTCCGAATTTCTCGTGATTGGGAATTTGTATGAGTTCCTACATTTTCAAAAACCAACTGCAAAACATAGATGTTGTGGTAGTTCCTACATTTTATTTAGAAAATGGCGCAGTGGATCGTCCACTAACAATCCGAATAAAATCTGGATCCTTTTTAAATCCGTCAAAATCTGAATCCGTTAGGAAATCCTTAGGAGATTGTCCTAGACGAAGGGCGATCGCAACATTGTGGAGCATCTCTTCTTTATCTCTTTGCATCGCATAGAGACAAGCAAGATTAAAATACAACCTGGGATCAGTGACATCGTTCGGAATCATTTGATTCCCGAGAAACAAAAGTCCAAAATCCTTTGTGATCCCGGTATACGCAATGAGATCTGCGGCAAAAAATTCTCTTGCGGAAGAATATGTATTCCCGCTTTTAAACCCTGTCAATGGAGCATTCCCAATTCCAAGAATCAGGATCGTAAGAGAATATAAATGAGCAACCGAAGCCGCCTCGGACCATTCATTATTGGAGATGTGTTCATTGAATTGTAATGCAGACTTAACAAGAAAATAATTCCGCAAGCTCTCCTGTAAACTTTCAGAATAAGAACAATTTCCCGAAAAAACCAAGAGTATAACAGTCAAAACGACGCGTTCCAAAAAGGTATGTTTCCAATTCAAGATTGATTTAGTTTGCATCCTCATCTCACGATCAAAACGCGATCCTCTTCAAATTCATCTACGGTTTTCCCCCATCTTCACATAATGGATCGTTTTCCATTTATCTTTACGAACACAAATGTTTCTTCGAAAATCTTAAACGTATTATTTGTTGTAGGTCTGGATAAATATCTATACGCGAGATAAGAACTCATCGGATCAGATCCGGAAGTCAAAACGAAGCGACTTTGGCGGCCTCCATATCCAATTGCGATTTCATTCTCCCCTCTCCTCCTCCGATCAAATAATCGAAGGAAGAATATGTATCGGCAGTAAGAACAGGGGTAATAGAAAGAAAATACAGATTCGCAAAAACCCAAAGATTTATAGTCCACCGATAGCTTTTTTGTTTTTTCATAAATCGCGATCTCTATTTACTTTTTCAAAGTAGTTCTGTAAATGATGTAGTAAATTCCGTAAGAAAAACCTAATAGACAAGCTCCTAAAAGCCCGAAAGGAGAAGAATGAAATTTTGTATCTATATAATTTCCTAAATAAACAGAACCTACCACGATCACTGCAAACTCGATTCCTAAACCTGCAAACTCCCAAGGTGAAAATTCTTTCTGCTTTGGTTTAGTTTCTTTCTGAAAACCAGAAGAATCATTTTTTTTATCATCGTCATTTTCTTCAGACATAGCAACTAACGTAGAATCTTTCCGATCCGATTCCAGCGGACTTCCATTCTCCAAATTCGATAACGAAGAGTACGTTCCACCCAACCAAGTTTACTTTCTTCTCTTACCAAACCGATTTCGGAAGGATGACAATGTTTTACAAGTTCCTCTCCCTGATAACGTTCCGCAAATTCAGGTCCTTTTTCGGATAGCTCTTTTCCATTTTTATATTCGCAGACGTTATCTTTCCAGTTGATGGAAAAATAGATCACCAAAGCCTTTCCGAGTATATCTTCTCTTTTAACAAATCCCCAGGTTCTGGAATCGTGAGAATCGTCTCGATTGTCTCCTACTACCATATACTGATTTTCAGGGATCTCACATCCGATCGAAAAATTACATTCATACCCATCGAGTCGTTTGCGATCCTCTTCATAACCTTCTAAGACGTAGTGTTCAAAACCCGGTTTTTTTTCTAAAAACAGAGATCTTGTAGGGGCATAGAGATTGTCCAAATCTCCCAATACATTTCCCTCTTCTGTTTCCACTGGATCGTAACCTTGGAATCGATCAGATCCTTTTTCTTTGTATTCGATTACGGAATAGTTCACGTCTCCTTTTTTTGTGGATAAAAATTTAGAAGTGATCCGAATCGTATCACCCGGAAGACCTATCACTCGTTTCACGTAACGTTTTGCAAAAAATCCGTCCCGACTGTCTCCAAGACTTAAGGCACGAAACGGAGGCGCAAAAGTAACTATATCTCCTCGTTGGGGATCGTCGATTCGGATCAGTTCCGACTCCGTAAATGGCATTCGAATCGAATATCTCATCTTGTTTACGAATAGAAAATCTCCGATTTTCAAGGTGGGAATCATAGATCCAGACGGTATATTATTCGCATCTAAAACCGAGGATTTAAAGGCGAATACCAGGATCACGATCAGAATAAAGGAAAATGTAGAACTGATGGGAGATTCCTGCCCAGACTCTTTTGTTTTGACCTCGGATTCTAACTTCATAGGGAAAGCAAAAAGAATCTTCTCTCCCCTGTCAATCCTGCGTTAAAAATTCTATCGGTTTTTCAAAAATCACCGATACTTTGATTGTGAAAGAACAGATAGACCGTAAACTTATAGAACTCAGAAGAACTTTAGTTTCTCTCGTAGATCAATACCCTATCTGCGGGTTGAAAGGTGGAACCGAAACCGAGGACATGGATGCGGATGAAATTCGGATTCTACATCTGGTGGCGAAGGATCTGGT from Leptospira kirschneri serovar Cynopteri str. 3522 CT includes the following:
- a CDS encoding TPR end-of-group domain-containing protein, with protein sequence MQTKSILNWKHTFLERVVLTVILLVFSGNCSYSESLQESLRNYFLVKSALQFNEHISNNEWSEAASVAHLYSLTILILGIGNAPLTGFKSGNTYSSAREFFAADLIAYTGITKDFGLLFLGNQMIPNDVTDPRLYFNLACLYAMQRDKEEMLHNVAIALRLGQSPKDFLTDSDFDGFKKDPDFIRIVSGRSTAPFSK
- a CDS encoding AtpZ/AtpI family protein — encoded protein: MSEENDDDKKNDSSGFQKETKPKQKEFSPWEFAGLGIEFAVIVVGSVYLGNYIDTKFHSSPFGLLGACLLGFSYGIYYIIYRTTLKK
- the lepB gene encoding signal peptidase I, with amino-acid sequence MKLESEVKTKESGQESPISSTFSFILIVILVFAFKSSVLDANNIPSGSMIPTLKIGDFLFVNKMRYSIRMPFTESELIRIDDPQRGDIVTFAPPFRALSLGDSRDGFFAKRYVKRVIGLPGDTIRITSKFLSTKKGDVNYSVIEYKEKGSDRFQGYDPVETEEGNVLGDLDNLYAPTRSLFLEKKPGFEHYVLEGYEEDRKRLDGYECNFSIGCEIPENQYMVVGDNRDDSHDSRTWGFVKREDILGKALVIYFSINWKDNVCEYKNGKELSEKGPEFAERYQGEELVKHCHPSEIGLVREESKLGWVERTLRYRIWRMEVRWNRIGKILR